Below is a window of Acanthochromis polyacanthus isolate Apoly-LR-REF ecotype Palm Island chromosome 15, KAUST_Apoly_ChrSc, whole genome shotgun sequence DNA.
GTTGCCGTAGTAATACAAGGCTGTGGCACTCCTCCTCAATGAACGTTGGAAAGATGGCGACGGCATACGCACCAGCGAGAGTCAACTGTGCCGGCGGATAGAAAGTGctctaaagagacacaaaccctCCACCTTTGCAAAGATTTAGCAGTGCAAAGTGCGTCTGATATCGCTTAGACATGGTGTAGTCCATGCACGGCTAGGAACAAGAAGCCACCGCTTTGCTATGGAGCCTCCGGATCGTAACAAGCCCAGCAGGTATGCGAATTTGTTGAACAGACACTTCACCATCAGGACCTCGCAGCTGCCAAATAGGGAGCTGAACATGACACTGCGAGAGCTCTATGGCAGCGCTTGCGCATCCCGTACGATTTCACTTCCTGTCAAATAGTGCTACGCGTGCAGTTAATGCATTTGCAACAGTGGAGTTGTAAACTTTTTGGAACGACGTTTCCTGGCGGATTTTGCCGCATACATTTGCTTCTCGGTTGATTTTCTGCTGCTAGAAAGAAAGGCAAAATGCTCGGCAAATGATAAGGTAATATTCCGGACAATTATGAAGACTGTAATAGTGCAACATGTCAGGCAACAGCTAGCTAACATCTTCCACTAGCTTGTCAGATTATTGTTCATCCACAAGTTCACTAACAGAAACTCGGGGAGCTGAAATTAAATTACCTTTGCAATGTGGCCTCGTAGGGTGGACTTACAAGTGCGTTTTTGGTTATTTGTGTTCGCCAGCCTGTGCATTTCATCATCACACCGAAGCACAAACTTCGCTGGCTTTAGCTAGTATGTTGCTCCACTGTTATTGTTAATCCCGTAGCTATACTTGCTGCGTGCATTGGCTCTGTGCGGTTTGTGCATCCTTTATTTGGATTGTTATTGTTGCTCGTAGCGGTCTGGTTAAGTAATATTTGCAAATATGTGCAGAAGGtgtatttcattttgcatgtgttCACATGAGAAGGCTACTGAGCGGTACTCTCCTGCAGCCTGGCAGGAGAATGcattcaaacacacattcataacgtgtttttttctcttgtgtgCGCATAATCGCAAACGAAATGCCGCAGTGTTTGCCCCTGACCGCTGGCGACAGACCCTCAGGAATCCGCTGTTGTGTCTTCTCCCCGTCCTCTCCTCCCTTCTGTTGCTCGCATGCAGTTGTTTGTCTGCACAGTGAACGAGTTTGAAGGCATTTATCACGTAGGATCAGCTCTTGTCATCTTCTGCGATAATCCTGGTTTTCAGCAAATAGCCGGcccctttttttctcctccgtCGGCTATTTCGGTAATGATTGAGTCGCAGCCAGTTGTTATTACCTTGCACTCTTGTGGCCACTTTGTTGAAGTGGATACACAAACAGCTCGCATGATTGTGCAATACTGGCCCTGTTAATGTTACTGCTGGCCGACGTTATTGCATAAAGGAAAAGTAATGAACAGCTGATCATGCATTTGCTGCGTGCATGTCAGTGTCACAAGTTGGCGTTGTCATGCTAtcagttcatgtttttttttattattttattcccATGTTTAGTGTGTGCACCAATTTTAGTGGTGAAAGATAACTGAGACTTTAAAGAGCTCAAAAATGCTTAGCAGTATAGATTGTAGATGCATTCAGTAAGTCTAAATTTGGCATTGCTGGAGTATTTGGTTTATTGTCATTTCTATATCCAAGCAATTAATGTGAGTGAAGCTGCAGAGTTTGCAGGAATGCAACATAAAGTCGGCATATGTGACAGCTCTGCAAATGCATTCAAACTTGACTAAAATGAGTGGCACCACAACATGTGATCCCTTGCTGCCGTCTACCTCAGTGAGTGCACGTACTTAAAACATGTGAGGTCGGTTCAAACTGACAACCATCTAGAGAGAAATGAGCTATGTGCTTGCTTGGCAATTGAAGGCCATCCCTATCTTTGCAAGTACAGAGGTCCTTTGTCAATAATGCCTCATTCTCAAAGCCAGTCTGAAGACATTGTGGCTCACAGGCATTCCAGAGATTTCAGGATGTGGTGTACTGTGTGCAGTAGATAGCTGCCTTGAGCCCCGGAGGCACTCATTGGGTAGCGCTCATTAATGCCTGCATTTGCCAGGAGCACAGGCTGTAGAATACAGATGGATCATCCTCTAGCATTTCCTAACTGCATCCTATCTCTGCCCACACCTGCTTTAGAGAGAGAAGCTACAGCTCCTGCATTCTGTCACTCTCATCTGCCATTTCCTTTTAAACAATTGCATCTTTGTAGCTACTAAACTGTGACTATTGATGTTCCTGAGATGCTGCAAGCACAGGGTCATGCAAGATTAAAATgcataaagaagaaaaagaaaggaaaataaagtgtttgtcTGTCTACTTGATTTGGCTTTCATAATGTGCACAGCTGCAAAAGAAACTGCAAACTGAAAGTGAACAAGGTGTTGTTTATGACTCTACAGTTTCAGATTAAATTTCAGAGGCAGAGCAGACTGCAGCCTTCTCTGCACTTGTGATGGAAGTGGCAGAAGGTGAAAAACTCCCGCTGCAACCCACAGTCTGCAAACAGTATCTACATTTAGATACATTTAGATCTTATGACTTGTTGTGGTTAATGGCATGAGCTTCCACTGGCACAGTAAGGTCTGTGTCTTTTCTTAGACTGAGGATGTTCCCTGTGTTTGGTAGTGTATCCTGTAGGAAGCACAGTAATGTTTTACAAAGCACTTTCGAGTTGTTATAAATGAAAGTGTCTGTTTGCATATTCTCCTGTCGTGCAGAGGGAGTCTTCTTTGTTGTGCGTGCACAGTATGCTTTGTGTAGCTGCATGTAGGAGAGTTTGGGAGGTCCACTCCTGGCAATGTCACTCTGTTCCAGAGAAGGGTGTGGTCAAGTATGTCGTGTTCATTGTTTCTACATTCTGGCAGCCTGTGGTGCAAAAACTGATTGCTGCTTCAGCTCTGCCACTTTATCAGGGATTGACAGGAGGTCAGAGATGCATACTTTTGCATGCACTAACAACACTTCCATTGAGCTTAACATACATGTGCACATACACTTTTTTAATCCTATGGGCTCAGCAGTACACAGTTGGCTCAAAATAGCAGCCAACAAACATCCTTTTTACAGTGGGGGGTGATCAAAATCAGCATTTATCCTACTGAGCATCGGTTATGCTAGCATGACCTGATTAAAGCGAAGTGTGCTCCTACAAAACCCCAGCCACCCTCTCCTCCTTTTCCcctcttgaaaaaaaatcccctttaGTTTGGACATTGTGTGCAAGTGTGCTCACTAACCAGCTGTGTGGTATTCAGCTGTGGGCCTCACGGGCCACGTGTCACAACTGCACAATAGAGTGCCCCTTGCTGGTACAATAGTGTGGATGGTTGGTGTCAAAGGTCAGGCCCCCCTGACTCTGGCAGCCCTTGGTATCACTGCTTCAGTCGCTATACAGAAAAGACTCTCgattttgtgctgtttattaTTCAGTCAGTGTTTCTGCCTGGGGGCTCTAGCATTCCACTGGCCTTTATTGGAGCCCCAATGAGCCATCAGATGAGCCATTGAGAGCAGCCAGACACCATCTGCAGTGATATTTCACTAGTGGCAGCCAGGCAGGGACAGCTTGAAGACCATAGTGCAGCTATGGTTAACTGCAGGACACACAGGCGGGTGACTCTCTCTGTGCAGTCTGCAAGTAGGTTGAGGAATCCAGAAGAAGAATTTGCGCAGCCTTTACTGCAACGGCACAATCTGTGCCTGAAGTGTCTCATGGCAACCTAACAAACAACCGGCAGTGATGGCGTCATTGGTTCCGCTTTCATTCCTGAATGATTTAGTCATGCTGTTCTGCGCGGAGAAGTGTCTTTTTAAAACTTGGTCTCGTTCCCTCTCACATGTATGTACTATTTCTGTCCTCAGGCACCACACACCCATGCACACTTTGGAATGTTTACAAATGTATGCCCAATCAGATCATAATTATGACAGATGCCGTACGAGCATGGTAGCATAACAGGTTTGTTAAATACTTAGTTGCATAATTGCTCGGATAGGATTCTACTTAAGCATTTACTGTATCTGTTTTTCCATGCAGCTTCTTGATTCCAGTCACAATTTTTGTATTGCAAAATGTGTCTGTTGTGGTGCTTAATGTCTTATTGTAACACACAAAATTGCTCACTGTGTCTCATTGAGCCTGCGTACAGAAAAGATCACTGTTATGTCCTGCTCCTGCAAAACAAGCCCTTTCACAATTTCTCATACAAAACACTCATAATGGATCCAGTGTATTTTCTTGCATGAGTTAGTCTGCAGCTTCAAGACTGCTGTGGGTAATGTGGTTGTGCTCACATCATCACTCTTCAGACACTCAATACAGAACTAAACAATATAATTCAACAATATTGTTAAAGAATAAAAGCATCCACGtttagaacaaataaacaacctcGGAATAATTCAATAGTAATGCAGTTAAAGATTGCATCATAGTTAGTCTCTGTTATTCTTTTATTAATAACTTCTAACTTGactttttggctctttttgttGTTAACATCTGGATTTCTAATTGCTGTTGCACAATATAGcaacactgtgaaaaacagagCTTCTGGCTACATTGGTAACGTGAGACGCTTGACATGAATGCACCCTAACCCTACTATTAAATttatgctgtgtgtgtttcattgtgaTCTGTGAACAAACACTGAGGGCAGCATGTTTCTTTTATGATTCTTCTTGATTTTTACCTCAACTTGAACACGCAGGATTTGCAGCAGGTGTCTGACTGCCTCGCACGTAGCTCCACAGCTGCTGCCAgactctgtgtgtgagtgtgtaagtgtttgtgtgtgtgcgtgcgcacatacatctgtgtgtgtgcagaaagaAAGGGGGAGATTCTGCTATGGGGCAGATGGGGAATAGAAGTCTGGAATCTCTGTCTCAGTGGCTCCTTGAAAAGCTTAAGCAAGTGATTTTCAGATTAACCCCCCTCCCTTGACACTCACACTCCCCCAGTGAAAGTGATACACCCATGCCCCTTTCAGCTCTGCCTACACAGACGCTAACAGGCACGTGTTGGGGAATGCTTTGCAGTCAGATGATCGATGGAGGGACACATGGTCACCAGCATAGATATCGCCCGTTTTCATTCCCCccattctttgtcttttcttcttctttttttttgtggggtCAGACCTTCCAACCTTTCTCTCTAATCCTATTAAAAACCCTCAGAAAGGCATCAGGAAACAAAGCTCTGACATTATAATCTGCAAAGGCGTGCCGCTTGCACCcttggttttcttttttcctttccttttttttttaccagaagGAAGTGCTTTGAATGGCTgtactgtttatttttctgtagaAATAGATACTGCAAGGGTGGTTCATTACTGGGAATTCACAGTCATGTCAGATTGTAATCAGATGTCAGTAATGTCtctatccttttttttttaaatgcaagatGTACCATCATCTCATGAAAGTAGCATACTATTTTGCATTATTGTATTTCCATTCAGTCAACAACTTCCACATACTTGGTGAGTGAGTCTCGGTTCTCTTAAAAATCTCGACTCGTGCAGTATGGTTGATGACTCCGCAGACAGACTTAATGAGGGTTACTATTTCTCCCTCTCTGGTTGTGCTATTATGTCTACCTAGACCAAGAGAGTTTGCCCACAGCTTATTATCCTTCATCTGGATGGCTGTGGTCATGCACCGAGCGTTGCTGCTATACATTTAGGAGGCAGCCAGTCAGACTCCAAAGGACCGACAACTCGTCAGTCTGCTGTAGGTAGCTGCAGACATTCAGTGTAGTTGCAGTTTAGCAACCTGCCTGCAGTGGCATTAAAGGAGATTTGCTGCACACTGTTATGGGTGCAAACAATCCAGCACTGTTTGACCTTCTACACACATTTTTAGGTTTTGGTTTCAGATATggctgaaatagtttcattatGTCAAAGCAATGACTTGCTTTCAGTATGTCTATTAAGTAGAGCTGTCCTGTGTAGCAATTTCTGGGATCTGGATATTTGGCCTTGATTAATGACAAATACCCGGATATTTGGATTGGATCGGAGCGTAACATTCGAGGTGGTGGTGGGGTAACACACGAAGGAATGATCGTGCGAAATCGTCCGACGGGACGACGCAAAATATCCAGCCCTACTGCTAAATTTCACTACTTTTGGTAAATATGCCAGCGTAGTCCAATTCAGTAATATGTTCTTTTATGGATTGTTGATAGGCAGGCGAAGCCAGTGAAAGATGCATCCCAGCAGAACTTGCATGTGGATGAGGGTTGGGACTCTCCcagcgaggaggaggaagctcTGTATGGCACATCACCTCCTTATACCTCCCGTCAGATGAAACGCATGTCTGGCAAGCATCAAAGGAACAGCCAGGCGAGGGGTGCTGGTCGGTCTCCAAACAAAGGCAAGTTATTAAAtagatttgacagaaaaaaaacgttTTGTAAATATGGTTGTATATGCATTGTACTGACAGGgagtctgtttttattccagCTGACCTCAGCCCATCTGTAGTGAGAGAGAGTCCTAAGCCAGCAGAGCCCCCTGAGGAGCACAGCTACAAGCAAGGCAAGAAGCAGAGGGCAACACAGCGCACCACGGAGAGAGACGACAAGAAGACCTTCCAAGGCTCCTTCATGCTGGATCCACTCTCAAAGTCGAGCCATTTCGGTGCCCTCAACATGGATCCCAGGAAGCATTACTTGAGTTTGGGTTGCAGCAGTGGCAAGCTTCCTGTGACTATGCCCCATATGGCCCGGACCCATCGACAGACATCCAGGACAGACTGTCCTGCTGACCGCCTCAAGTTCTTTGAGACTCTTCGGCTGCTGCTCAAGCTCACATCTATGTCCTCtaagaggaaggagaaggagcAGAGGGGCCTGGAGAACATGCCCTACATGGGTCACAACACCGAGGTCATTTGGTTGGAGCTGCAGGCATGGCATGCTCGACGTTCCACCAACGACCAAGACTATTTTCTTTTCACTGCCCGCCAAGCAATCCCTGACATCATTAATGAGGTGCTGCACTTTAAGGTCAACTATGACAGCCTGAGAGGGGCTCAGTGTTCAGGGTCTCAAAAAATCCTGGGGGACTATCAGAGTATTCCAGATCTGGTCtgtggagaggagagggagcCTGCTGTAGCAGAGACCAACCACTGTGGCGTAGATCCCTGGGGCTTTAGCGCCTGCCCCTCATCAGCGATGAATGCGGCAGAGCCATTAGGTTCTGGCTCTGATTGCAGGGAACATCTTCAGCGCCAGCGGCTGGCATTTGACCAGGTCAAGCGGGTTATGGAACTATTGGAATCTGTGGAAGCTTTGTATCCCTCTTTGCAGGCCCTACAGAAGGACTATGAAAAGTATGCAGCACGAGACTTCCAGGGCAGAGTGCAGGCGCTCTGTCTGTGGCTGAACATCACGCAGGACCTCAACCAGAAGCTGCGCATTATGGCCACTGTGTTGGGCCTTCATGATCTGTCCCGTATCGGGTGGCCTGTCTTTGAGATCCCTTCACCTCGCTGCTCCCGTggaaatgaagaagaagagaatgaggaggatgaggagaatGACTCGACTGCCACTTTTACAGCTGAAAGTGATGGAGAGGACAGGgatgctgaggaggaggaggaggaggagggggagggggaatTGGGACATGTAGCAGAGGGAGAGTTGTCTCCCACCCTGACTCCTAAATTTGCCCGATTGTTGTCAGAAGAGGAGTTTCTCCCAACTGCCACTTCAGGAAGTGCAGAAGCGACTACGGGAGGAGTATTCTGCCCCACAGCCATCTACAGGCCATTTGTGGATAAAGCCCTGAAACAGATGGGACTGCGTAAACTGATCCTCAGACTGCACAAACTGATGGACCGCTCTCTTCAGAGGTCCAGAGCAGCGCTGCTCCGCCACACTCCAGCACTGGAGGTGAGGCGTTCATTTCTTTCAGTGCACATTCAATTGTTACAAATTTATCCTATTCTTGCAATAAATAGAAGTAAAATAAGCTCAATAGCATTATTAAAGCAACATCACAGAATGTTATCTGTCTATAAAacaaaggtgttctggtgtccTGTGAGGATAAAACCATGTTATAGTTACATCAGTTAGTTTATTCTTGATCTTTTGCAGACTTACATGCGCACTCTAAAATAGAATAGCAATAAATACCTGAATAATGAATTGATATAGACGCATAACACTAATATTAAACGACACACATTTGTTAgttgtatccaaatgtgtgttgtactttccttgctttcccacccctccctctcctcccatccctccaccttgccctcctctgtccctctcaacccgcccggccagcaggcagatgggtcccccctatatagagccgggttctgctcgaggttttttccctgttaaaagggtgttttccttgccactgtcgcctttgggcttgctctgggggtcaggcatatgggttctgtaaagcgtcttgagacaatttgactgtaattgacgctatataaataaaattgaattgaattgaattaaaaagcaacttttttttaaacagttcatgGGAAGAAGGGTAAAATACAATGGaaaaatttaatcaaaatgcATCCTattaaatatttctgaaataatCTTCCAAACATATAGTTATAAGTAAAAAGACACCTCATGTTCTGGGGCGTTGTTAGCTTTTTCTGACAATTTCATGATATTATATTGAATATATCATTACagattactcaaaaatagaaGTGTTTGTTGGttaaatacatttgttttacatttttgtagaCAGTGTGCATTGTGTGCCTGTCATGGATGACTACAACTGGGTTTTCCTTCAATGTTTGttcatcttttcttttgtaAACGGTAAAACAGAGGCAGTCTGTCGCGTGATTGCTCCTTCAGGTTCATTAAAGGAGTAATTTAATGCTGTTGTGTTAACACCCAAACTAAGGACAGTAGTCTTTGGTAAGTTTTCAAGAAAGGAAAACATTATATGGTTATTTAAAAGTCTATTGAAAGCTAAATTATGTTTCATGTAGTGACTGATTTGTCAAATAACAATTCAGGGATTTGAAAGTTTGTTTATCTCGTGCTCTGCAGTAATTTGTGTAGTGAAATGCAGTGTGATGTTACCTAAGCTACTGCTAATTTATGTAAAAACATTTGCAATTAAATGAGTGTCATTGTCCAGATAGAACGATAATATGGTGCTCTGTTTCCAAGCAATTGGGTAGCAGTCATGTCTGCAGTCTGGAACTGCTATAAAGTGGAGAGCAAAAGCAGTCAAACAGCTAATTGTAACTTTTGCAGTTCAAATGTTAGTAATTTAATTAGGCACTTGCAGCATTTGGAGCAGTTCTCACCGGTCGGAGCTTGCAAGAAGTCTGAGCCGAGGCTataaacagcagaggatgtGTTGACACATTGATATGGCTAGTAAAAGCAAAAAAGGCAGTAAAGAGCTGAGGATTGTTAGTGAGTCTATTGCAATGAATTATCGGTTCATCTGGGTGACAATTCAATGGAGCATTTTAGGTCAATTCAGACACTAGCCCCACCACCACCGCAGCCTCACAGAATCGTACGACAATAAATTTAAACACTTGTCGGATAGCACAAGTCGTGGCTGTACATCATTGCTCTTGCACAATTCAAAGTTTTTAGTAACATACGTTATGCCTCACAGTCTTTATAGAGAAGGCCCGTCTGGGATTTAACAGCTATGATGACTCAAGCAATGAGCACACACAGTTTAAATGCTAATTATTAAATAGCAGACTAATTTACTGTCAAGTGTTGACTCTGGTAATACAGGAGAATATTCCAGCTCTCATTAGTGATAGAGGTCTGTACGACATGCTGAACAAAGCTGACTGTGCTCCTTCCACCTGCAGTTTGCAGACTTCCCAGACCCCATGTTGTACAGCGATTACCTGCCAGAACTGTCACGCCACCTATCCTACAGTGGTCCGACTGATCCAGAGCTGGAAGCAGACCAGGTGTCCTGGGAGGATTTGCTGGATATGGATCTCCCATCCTTCCGGCCAGCATTCCTCGTGCTGTGCAGAGTCCTCCTCAACGTCATTCACGAATGCCTTAAACTACGACTTGAACAGAGGCCTGCTGGAGAGCCCTCACTGCTCAGTATCAAACAGGCAAGCTGCTGCTGAAACATTTACTCTCTAACCTCTACCCCTCACTGAATGACTGAAAGCTTTTTAAATCTAACGTATTTTAGTTCTACTGTATGATCAGCATATGCAATTGGTCTTACATGTATTGTTTGCATTTTGCAGTTGGTGCGTGAGTGTAAGGAGGTTCTTAAAGGTGGGCTACTGATGAAGCAGTATTATCAGTTCATGCTGCGTGGCGTGGTGACTGATGCTCAGGGCTTGCAAACAAATGCCAATATTGATGAATTTGAAGAGGACCTTCACAAGATGCTGGTGGTAAGACCCTTAACCCTTCTCCCACCTCTACTTGAAGTTGCAGAGTTTAGATAGACTAACCTTAAGTGTGAAATAACTGCAAAGAAAGGCATGGAATTATATGCACTACTTAACTGTTAGTTGTGCATAAAAGATTTTGTGGTTACTTAAcgtcttttgctgtttttgcagGTTTACTTTGACTACATGCACAGTTGGATCCAGATGTTGCAGCAGCTGCCTCAGGCCTCTCACAGCCTAAAGaacctgctggaggaggagtGGCACTTTACCAAGGTCATCACTCCTTACATTCGTGGAGGGGAGGCCCAGTCAGGGAAACTTTTCTGGTAAGTGAACCTGTAGTCCATCTAAACAGGAGTGTTTTACAGTCATCATTCTTTTTCAGGCATGGCACCTACATacagcacaaaatgacataagaaactctaataataataatacattttattgtaaTGTGAAACTGAGTAATCTCCTGCTCTTTGCAGTGACATTGCTGGGATGCTGCTCAAATCCACTGGAGAGTTCCTTGATGCTGGTCTGCAAAAGAGTGGTAATGAATTCTGGGAAAGCGCAGATGATAGCACCGCCTCAGATGAGATCAGGTAGGGAGGATTAAATGGCTAATAGATTTTAATATGAAAGTTGTTGATGACGTTCTTTGTCCCGCTGGCGATATATTGAACACTAAACCTTTTAATTTTTCCCAGACGGTCGGTTATCGAGACGAGCCGGTCGCTTAAAGAGCTGTTCCACGAGGCCAGGGAGAGAGCATCCAAGGCTCTGGGCTTTGCCAAAATGCTTCGCAAAGTAAGAGACCGCAGTGAAGAATTTGCACTTCCTTGAAACAGAAAGCCACAACAACGCTGGCTTCGTACTTTATCTCTGACCCTGTTTTCTTTGTTCACTGAAGAAGTGGGACTGCGTGTTCTGACACACACTGTTTGCTTCCCTCTCTGCAGGACTTGGAAGTTGCTGCGGATTTCAATATCACTAATGGGGTGACTTGTCTCCTGGAGGCACTGAAGAAGAGAAACTATGTCAAGGtgcgttttatttatttattttgctcatgtcACACATTTCTGATCTTGGCTTTCCGGCCTCTGTTCGTTTACATAACTGTTTGACCTCCTTCCTTGGTACTCAGGTTCAGATACCCGGTTTAGAAGAGCTCCAAGTTTTTGTCCCCTTCAGCGTGATGCATCAGCGGCCTCTCATCCTGCAGCTTCTTAATGCGGCTGCTGGCAAAGACTGCTCCAAAGAGCCGGACGAAATTGCTGAGGACGACACCTACCTGCTCATGAGCAAACATGGAGCTGGGGATTCCACCACTGATTCTGATTGGGCTCAGTGGGACGGAGAGCTTCTCAAACTGGTCCCACAGATGGAAACTGTTGACACGTTACGGGCCATGAAGGTAATGTGACGCTTTATaattcagtctgtgtgtgtgtatgcatctGTGTGTCCTCTATTTCCAAGCATCCCACTGATCCAATGTTGTTTCAGGTGAAGAATGTGCTCCTGATAGTGATGGAGTCAGCTCACCTGGTGACTCAGCGAAAGGCCTTTCAGCAGTCCATGGAGGATGTGCTCAGTCTTAGCCGGGAGCAAACATCTAGTCAGCCTCTCATTGCCAGTGCTCTGGAAGAGCTCAAGGTACTTTCATAATCACATGCTGTGGTTTCTAGCCCATTAAAACACTGGTTTATTTTGTGCTGGTGCGGAAACAGTTGCATGTTGGTGTCCCACTTTCACATCTTTATTTACTGCAACTGTTCATCACTTACCCTGAATTTGTGATCATGAAAAAAGACAGTGAGCCTCTTTCAGGTAAGATTTTAGAAGCCTTACCTGATGGGGAAATTAAACACTCATACCTGTCATGTTCAAAACCTGTCAGTAATGTTGCTTTTatcgtttttctgttttgagtgTCTTCACATTTGAATTTTAGGCTTTGTAGAAAAAATTCTATCGGAGAATAATAATACAaccttctctttcttctccccATTGTTCTCTCTCCTACCGCAGGATGAGGCACTGCAGCTATGCATTAAGATTAGTGCTGCAATTGAGCGAGTGGAGTACATGTTCACCACAGAGTTTGAGGCAGAGGTGGAGGAGTCCGAGTCAGCCACTCTGCATCAGTACTACAGGGAGGCGATGATACAGGGCTACAATTTTGCCTTTGAGGTAAAAGCCTGGAGGGATTAAGAACAAAAGCCTGTGCTGGAGAATCTGCACATCAGACCCAGCCTTTCTTCTGCTTGGATTTGAACCTTGTGACCTAACAGTCACGTGTCTGCTTCTCCAGCATTGGTGTAGTTATGGATTACAGTTGACAAAGGGACAATAAAGCTACATATGAAgtaaattaaatgtgaaatcatCAGATGGGGGAAAAATTGAGGCAGTAATTCTAAACATATccccattttttgtttttgtctcacttgtagTACCACAAGGAGGTGGTGCGGCTGATGTCAGGGGAGTTCAGGCAGAGAATCGGGGAACGCTACATAGCTTTTGCCCGCAAATGGATGACCTATGTCCTGACCAAATGTGAGAGTGGCAGGGGCACCAAGCCCAGGTAAGGCCATACGTTCTAGCATGTATGCAGTTTGAAGTTATTCactgatatgtgtgtgtgtgtgtttttttgctgtgtggATGGGTGACGAGTCTGCCAGCTAGCGTGTTGCTCACTGATGCTTTTTTGTGGCATTGTTATAGCAAAATTTAACCCAGGCCCTCTAGTGGAACATCCACCTCACTGACCAGCAATCTAGCCGACTGGTGCTATTAGTTCTGTTTTCTACATAAAAATCACGACCTCCattgaaatacatttatttttgtcccGTTTATCAAGCTCTTTTCCTTTGAGTCTTAACGAGCTACCATGGCAACATTGTATTCTGTTAATAGAATAAAGCTTTCTGGCAAGTATGGCAGAGACCTTTCTTATTAATATGGCAAatatgcaaacaaaaacaggcacACTTATCCCTGAGTATGACTCAGTTGTCATATTCGTATTATTTGTCATCAAAGATGCTTCTTAGAAATGCATTAAGTAATAGCAAAATTCGTATTTAATTTCATTCATATACATCTATATTCACCTGTAGTTTTGATCAAAAGTAATTGATGACCTCCTAATTATGATACTCAGTCTGGTAATAGTGTTTCAGTTCTCCATCCCTTACCTACCTG
It encodes the following:
- the map3k4 gene encoding mitogen-activated protein kinase kinase kinase 4 isoform X1 encodes the protein MEPPDRNKPSRQAKPVKDASQQNLHVDEGWDSPSEEEEALYGTSPPYTSRQMKRMSGKHQRNSQARGAGRSPNKADLSPSVVRESPKPAEPPEEHSYKQGKKQRATQRTTERDDKKTFQGSFMLDPLSKSSHFGALNMDPRKHYLSLGCSSGKLPVTMPHMARTHRQTSRTDCPADRLKFFETLRLLLKLTSMSSKRKEKEQRGLENMPYMGHNTEVIWLELQAWHARRSTNDQDYFLFTARQAIPDIINEVLHFKVNYDSLRGAQCSGSQKILGDYQSIPDLVCGEEREPAVAETNHCGVDPWGFSACPSSAMNAAEPLGSGSDCREHLQRQRLAFDQVKRVMELLESVEALYPSLQALQKDYEKYAARDFQGRVQALCLWLNITQDLNQKLRIMATVLGLHDLSRIGWPVFEIPSPRCSRGNEEEENEEDEENDSTATFTAESDGEDRDAEEEEEEEGEGELGHVAEGELSPTLTPKFARLLSEEEFLPTATSGSAEATTGGVFCPTAIYRPFVDKALKQMGLRKLILRLHKLMDRSLQRSRAALLRHTPALEFADFPDPMLYSDYLPELSRHLSYSGPTDPELEADQVSWEDLLDMDLPSFRPAFLVLCRVLLNVIHECLKLRLEQRPAGEPSLLSIKQLVRECKEVLKGGLLMKQYYQFMLRGVVTDAQGLQTNANIDEFEEDLHKMLVVYFDYMHSWIQMLQQLPQASHSLKNLLEEEWHFTKVITPYIRGGEAQSGKLFCDIAGMLLKSTGEFLDAGLQKSGNEFWESADDSTASDEIRRSVIETSRSLKELFHEARERASKALGFAKMLRKDLEVAADFNITNGVTCLLEALKKRNYVKVQIPGLEELQVFVPFSVMHQRPLILQLLNAAAGKDCSKEPDEIAEDDTYLLMSKHGAGDSTTDSDWAQWDGELLKLVPQMETVDTLRAMKVKNVLLIVMESAHLVTQRKAFQQSMEDVLSLSREQTSSQPLIASALEELKDEALQLCIKISAAIERVEYMFTTEFEAEVEESESATLHQYYREAMIQGYNFAFEYHKEVVRLMSGEFRQRIGERYIAFARKWMTYVLTKCESGRGTKPRWATQGFDFLQAIEPAFISALPEDDFLNLQALMNECIGHVIGKPHSPVTGLYLAPRNSPRPVKVPRCHSDPPNPNLFIPNADSFSSRSLPCDLRNQLFPNGPRPVPVPQGPGEHSQPKAPGSTPNDVRGSSFHENDRLSSVAAELHFKSLSRHSSPTEDREEPSYPKGDPNSAARRSWELRTFISQSKDTAARQGPMEAVRRSIRKFEEKRYAVMKQRNIIGQVCHTPKSYDNVMHVGLRKVTFKWQRGNKIGEGQYGKVYTCINVDTGELMAMKEIRFQPNDHKTIKETADELKIFEGIKHPNLVRYFGVELHREEMYIFMEYCDEGTLEEVSRLGLQEHVIRLYSKQITTAINVLHEHGIVHRDIKGANIFLTSSGLIKLGDFGCSVKLRNNTHTMPGEVNSTLGTAAYMAPEVITRAKGEGHGRAADIWSLGCVLIEMVTGKRPWHEYEHNFQIMYKVGMGHKPPIPEKLSTEGKDFLGHCLESEPKRRWTASMLLDHPFVKVCTDEE